A genomic window from Arthrobacter globiformis includes:
- the gcvH gene encoding glycine cleavage system protein GcvH — MAKVAAELQYSDEHEWVSRENGNVVSIGISAVATDALGDIVYVDLPEVGSAVTAGETCGEVESTKSVSDLYSPVTGEVTEINPVVIEDPALINNDPYGAGWLFKVAADSEGPLLSAEEYAAKNGGEL; from the coding sequence ATGGCAAAAGTTGCCGCTGAACTGCAGTATTCCGACGAACACGAGTGGGTCTCCCGCGAGAACGGGAACGTTGTGTCCATTGGTATTTCCGCCGTGGCCACTGACGCCCTCGGCGACATTGTCTACGTGGACCTGCCCGAGGTCGGCTCGGCCGTAACCGCGGGGGAGACCTGCGGCGAGGTGGAGTCCACCAAGTCGGTCTCGGACCTGTACTCCCCGGTGACGGGTGAGGTTACGGAGATCAACCCGGTGGTCATCGAGGACCCCGCTCTGATCAACAATGATCCGTACGGCGCCGGCTGGCTGTTCAAGGTGGCCGCTGACTCCGAGGGCCCGCTGCTGTCGGCCGAGGAATACGCTGCCAAGAACGGCGGCGAGCTGTGA
- the glyA gene encoding serine hydroxymethyltransferase, translating to MAFEQVVSPSLNAELAELDPEIAAKIDDELGRQRSGLEMIASENHTAAAVMQAQGSVLTNKYAEGYPGKRYYGGCEHVDVIEQLAIDRVKALFGAEYANVQPHSGAQANASVMHALIKPGDTIMGLNLAHGGHLTHGMRINFSGRLYNVIPYQVREEDHRIDMAEVERLAQEHKPQLIVAGWSAYARQLDFAEFRRIADSVGAYLMVDMAHFAGLVAAGLHPSPVPHAHVTTSTTHKTLAGPRGGIILTNDADVAKKINSAVFPGQQGGPLEHVIAGKAVAFKIAASEEFKERQERVLAGARILADRLVQPDVTAKGISVISGGTDVHLVLVDLRNCELDGQQAEDRLAEIDITVNRNAVPFDPRPPMVTSGLRIGTPALATRGFGEAAFAEVADIIAEALIADAGADLLGLRHRVEALAEAHPLYPTVQDLAAAKTA from the coding sequence GTGGCTTTCGAGCAGGTCGTATCCCCGAGCCTGAATGCGGAGCTCGCGGAGCTGGATCCGGAGATCGCGGCGAAGATCGACGACGAGCTCGGCCGCCAGCGTTCGGGCCTGGAGATGATCGCGTCGGAGAACCACACCGCCGCGGCCGTGATGCAGGCGCAGGGGTCGGTGCTGACCAACAAGTACGCCGAAGGCTACCCGGGCAAGCGCTACTACGGCGGCTGCGAGCACGTGGATGTTATCGAGCAGCTGGCGATTGACCGCGTCAAGGCCCTGTTCGGTGCCGAGTACGCGAACGTTCAGCCGCACTCCGGCGCGCAGGCCAACGCGTCGGTGATGCACGCCCTGATCAAGCCGGGCGATACCATCATGGGCTTGAACCTGGCGCACGGCGGGCACCTGACCCACGGCATGCGGATCAACTTCTCCGGGCGCCTGTACAACGTGATCCCGTACCAGGTCCGCGAAGAGGACCACCGGATCGACATGGCCGAGGTGGAGCGCCTGGCCCAAGAACACAAGCCGCAGCTGATCGTCGCCGGCTGGTCCGCCTACGCCCGGCAGCTGGACTTCGCCGAGTTCCGTCGGATCGCTGACTCCGTGGGTGCCTACCTGATGGTGGACATGGCCCACTTCGCCGGCCTGGTTGCCGCCGGGCTGCACCCGTCACCGGTCCCGCACGCGCACGTGACGACGTCGACGACGCACAAGACCCTCGCCGGTCCGCGCGGCGGCATCATCCTGACCAACGACGCCGACGTTGCCAAGAAGATCAACTCGGCAGTGTTCCCCGGCCAGCAGGGCGGTCCGCTGGAGCACGTAATCGCCGGCAAGGCCGTGGCCTTCAAGATCGCCGCCTCCGAGGAGTTCAAGGAGCGCCAGGAGCGCGTGCTCGCCGGTGCCCGGATCCTGGCCGACCGGTTGGTCCAGCCGGATGTCACCGCCAAGGGGATCAGCGTGATCTCCGGCGGGACCGATGTGCACCTGGTGCTGGTGGACCTGCGCAACTGCGAACTCGACGGCCAGCAGGCCGAGGACCGCCTCGCGGAAATCGACATCACCGTCAACCGAAACGCCGTGCCGTTCGATCCGCGTCCGCCGATGGTCACCTCCGGGCTGCGCATCGGCACCCCGGCCCTCGCGACGCGAGGTTTCGGCGAAGCCGCTTTCGCCGAGGTCGCAGACATCATCGCAGAGGCCCTAATTGCCGACGCCGGCGCGGACCTCTTGGGCCTGCGTCACCGTGTGGAGGCACTCGCCGAAGCCCACCCACTCTATCCGACAGTACAAGACCTCGCCGCGGCAAAAACCGCGTAG
- a CDS encoding TspO/MBR family protein, which translates to MESRERVPAAGAGRGTSSRGGGAEPKPWRTAVELAALLGFLAASALVAWLGSWATISNVTGWYAAADKAPWSPPNWLFGPVWTVLYTAMAVAAWLVWRNRSPNRRIALTVYGAQLALNLAWTPVFFGLYPVWGSAALWLALGIIIVLALAVAATVLLFGPIRRTAGLLMLPYLSWIIFAASLNLWAAANN; encoded by the coding sequence ATGGAAAGCAGGGAGCGCGTTCCGGCAGCGGGAGCAGGAAGAGGCACCAGCAGCAGGGGTGGCGGGGCGGAGCCCAAGCCGTGGCGCACCGCCGTCGAACTGGCCGCACTCCTGGGGTTCCTGGCCGCCTCCGCGCTGGTGGCCTGGCTGGGTTCGTGGGCGACCATCAGCAACGTCACCGGCTGGTACGCGGCCGCCGACAAGGCGCCGTGGTCTCCGCCCAACTGGCTGTTCGGGCCGGTCTGGACCGTGCTGTACACGGCCATGGCGGTGGCGGCCTGGCTCGTTTGGCGGAACCGGAGCCCGAACCGCCGGATTGCGCTCACGGTCTACGGCGCGCAGCTGGCCCTGAATCTGGCCTGGACGCCCGTGTTCTTCGGGCTGTATCCGGTGTGGGGTTCGGCCGCCCTCTGGCTGGCACTGGGCATCATCATTGTGCTGGCGCTGGCAGTCGCCGCCACCGTACTCCTGTTCGGGCCGATCCGCCGCACCGCCGGTCTGCTGATGCTGCCGTACCTGTCGTGGATCATCTTCGCGGCGAGCCTGAACCTCTGGGCGGCTGCCAACAACTAG
- a CDS encoding L-serine ammonia-lyase produces the protein MAVGVFDLFSIGIGPSSSHTVGPMRAAAVFSEELKASGKLADVASLRVDLYGSLAATGHGHGTMTAILLGLEGFHPELILPDEVEERLAAIDATGTLQLAGSVALPYGVKDMVLRPLTILPRHTNGMTFAVSDAAGEVLHSATFFSVGGGFIVREGEEDAALKELDESKKELPLPFRTAAELLGRCQSKGLSVGEVMLVNERASRSDEEIREGLLHIYSVMEGCVATSLKREGLLPGGLKVRRRAPDWHDRLLKESRDHDPDYRDPKYWQEWVNLIALAVNEENASGGRVVTAPTNGAAGIIPAVLYYALHFAPGMDQATQEDRDDVVVKFLLTAGAVGVLYKEQASISGAEVGCQGEVGSASSMAAAGLAEVMGGTPAQVENAAEIAMEHNLGLTCDPIGGLVQVPCIERNAIAAAKAINAAKMALWGDGSHRVSLDEVIVTMRETGKDMSSKYKETAMGGLAVNVVEC, from the coding sequence ATGGCCGTTGGAGTCTTCGATCTCTTCTCTATCGGAATAGGCCCATCCAGTTCCCACACGGTGGGTCCCATGCGCGCTGCCGCGGTATTCTCCGAGGAGCTGAAGGCGTCCGGCAAGCTGGCGGACGTGGCGTCGCTGCGCGTGGACCTCTACGGCTCACTCGCCGCCACCGGGCACGGCCACGGCACCATGACGGCGATCCTGCTCGGGCTGGAAGGCTTCCATCCCGAGCTGATCCTGCCCGATGAGGTCGAGGAGCGGCTGGCTGCGATCGACGCGACCGGGACCCTGCAGCTGGCCGGGTCCGTCGCCCTGCCCTACGGGGTGAAGGACATGGTCCTGCGGCCGCTGACCATCCTGCCGCGGCACACCAATGGCATGACCTTCGCGGTCTCGGACGCTGCGGGCGAGGTCCTGCACAGTGCCACCTTTTTCTCGGTCGGCGGCGGGTTCATTGTCCGCGAAGGCGAGGAGGATGCGGCCCTGAAGGAGCTCGATGAGTCCAAGAAGGAGCTGCCGCTGCCGTTCCGGACCGCAGCCGAGCTACTGGGCCGCTGCCAATCCAAGGGACTCTCCGTCGGCGAGGTCATGCTGGTCAACGAGCGTGCCTCCCGTTCGGACGAGGAGATCCGGGAAGGCCTGCTGCATATTTACTCGGTGATGGAGGGCTGCGTGGCAACCAGCCTCAAGCGTGAGGGGCTGCTGCCCGGCGGGCTGAAGGTCCGCCGTCGTGCCCCGGACTGGCACGATCGGCTCCTGAAGGAAAGCCGGGACCACGATCCCGACTACCGGGACCCGAAGTACTGGCAGGAGTGGGTGAACCTGATCGCGCTGGCGGTCAACGAGGAGAACGCCTCCGGCGGGCGCGTGGTGACTGCCCCGACGAACGGCGCCGCGGGCATCATCCCGGCTGTTCTTTACTACGCGCTGCACTTCGCGCCGGGCATGGACCAGGCAACCCAGGAAGACCGCGACGACGTGGTGGTCAAGTTCCTGCTGACCGCCGGCGCCGTCGGGGTGCTCTATAAGGAGCAGGCGTCCATTTCCGGCGCGGAGGTGGGCTGCCAGGGCGAGGTGGGATCGGCGTCGTCAATGGCGGCAGCCGGCCTTGCCGAGGTCATGGGCGGCACACCCGCGCAGGTGGAGAACGCCGCCGAGATCGCGATGGAACACAACCTGGGGCTGACCTGCGATCCGATCGGCGGACTGGTCCAGGTCCCCTGCATCGAGCGCAACGCGATCGCCGCCGCCAAGGCCATCAACGCGGCCAAGATGGCGTTGTGGGGCGACGGCTCGCACCGGGTCTCGCTGGACGAGGTCATCGTGACCATGCGCGAGACCGGCAAGGACATGAGCTCCAAATACAAGGAGACCGCGATGGGCGGCCTCGCCGTCAACGTCGTCGAGTGCTGA